Part of the Vespa velutina chromosome 7, iVesVel2.1, whole genome shotgun sequence genome, gtggattctttttttttcttttttttatttttgttgaaaatatataaatgaaaaaaaaaaggaaaaaaaaaaaaaagtattatcgtACACAGTGagggaagaaatattttcctttttggattgcaaaaatatttctatttttttttaggctttatgatttggaaaaaaaaaaaaaagaaaagaaaaaacgaagaaataaaataaaataaaataaaataaaataaaataaaataaaataaaataaagtaaacagcaaaggaaaagaaattaacgtaaaaatttatgaaagttttaaagttattaaacTTTTGATTCACCCTTTATACacaaaacatacatacatcgtaATATACAAAAAGGATACGTTTTCAGTTCTCGGTAAAAacgttttcgtttctttttttttatgtcacGCGCTAGACTGACACGAACCTCTTGAAATATGCCCTTTGATCTCtgcgaattaatatttttttttttttttttaagttattaGATATCGTTAAAATGTTAACGTTAAACGTCAAAGCATAAAGATagtcgaaagaagaagaagaagaagaagaagaagaagaagaagaagaagaagaagaaagaagaaaaaaggcgaaaaaaagaagaagaaggaaaaaagaagaaccataaaaagaaagaagaacgaaaaaatatagaagtgGAAGAATCATGAAAAAGTGGATTTTTCGTAATTTACAGAGTTGAATCGCGTGGGTGCATCGACTTACCAATACATCCTCCATATTGTCGGATAAAGGCTGAGCATCAAATGGCAATCCTTTTTCTGGCTTTCGACCATCAATCCAATTTAAAGGACTTCCTCTTTCGTTGTATTCGATGTACTATTctcatcgagagagagagagggagaaatatttatttatacatgttcaaatataatttatcaatacaAATTATCGtgcattaaataataatgaaaatacgatatataatatattattataaatgtgcattaataaaaataagataattgaTCAGTGAAtgtatttatcgatcgataaaaatataataatacgtacGTCTTTATTAACGAAAGAGTAATACTTGATAGACTTATCTCTTTCAGAATCAATTTCATAATTCATCATGGATTCTTCGTATTCTAAACTCTCGATTGGACtgtcctctttttttatattaatatcagaATTATTACTGACGTCGAATAAatccatttccttttttattataacactTTTCTCAtaactttctatttctttctttatttttctacttgtACTTGGTTGATCAATTTCAAATTCTTTCTTaactttgaatttaatttttcctatTGTATTCCCATTGTCGTCATCCatgatatttgttttcttcatttttattccttttggagaaatatttcttttggtaTCGACTTCGTCGGAAATCGATAATGTAGAACTAGTCGAAGCTACTACTTCGGgatctttcttttcactttaaagattgcaaaaaataaaaaaaaaaataaaataaaataaaacataaaaaataacaatacatTATCGACTAATGtgttcgttaaaaaatgttaatgttaATTCCTTTGACTTCAATCTTACCTGTTATCGGCTCCCAAGAGAATACTAAAGTCCAAGGAGTCGGAACtccttttaaataattcacgaAGTTCCTTCAAATTCGTAGCAGTAGACCAATCCTTATCATTGCGAATCTTTGTTACTCGCGGGAACCTAATGCTAATTCCATCCGCTGTATGTACTCCTTGATCTGTAAATTCTGCTCCGGTGATCTCCCAAACTGGttgtttcttaaaaaaaaaaaaaaaaaaaaaaaaaatctatatacgtaggattaatatattttgatgaaatgatgaaagaatatattaattacctTTGGATCTTTTGCAATGAAATCTGGTATCATTGGTTTGTTAACTCGTAACCATTTTGGAACTTTCGCTGGATCCTTACCTATTTTAATCATATCGAGTTTATTTTGAAGAGTTTCTAACATAGCATCGTCGTGTCCTGAATGTACCTAATTAATTATCACTCATTACTCGtcattttatcattctcttcaattatttcattttacataaatcaaattttatcttttaaaatgaatCACTCACTTTTGTCACAGTTAACCATTTATCAGTATCAGGATCGTAACAACCCATAAGAAAAATTGACATCATTcctcctaaaaaaaaaaaaaagaaaaacaatagatatatttcaatattattagaatttttggcagagatagaagaatgatgattattttgaaaattttgtaaaaaaaaaaaaaaaaaaaaaaaaaaaaaatttatgaaccTTTTTGACCAGTTCCATACCATGCGCCGAGAACAACGAGATCTGCACTATCGGCCATGGCGCCACCGAACAAATAATCCTTCTTTACCTTCAACCAATGTCTTTTACCGGGCTCATATTTActctaaaattatttttttacatacacacacacatatatatatatatatattcaatcatTATTGATACTAATAATAGCACCactataagaatttttaaaaacgatttatactttaatatctttaagaaCTAATCCTTCGAGACCCAATCTCAAAACTTTTGCTATCATCTCTGCCAAATCTTTGGGATTctaaaatcataatatatttgattattaaatgaatatgatCGAAGATGTTCATACTGAactaataaaaacaaaacaatttgtttctttttttttttttttttccacataCATGCACTTCCTGAGATTCAGACAGCATTATTCTATTAGGTATTTCTGTCATACTATTCTTTAaaatctctcttctttcttgcaTAGATCTGacaagttaaaataaaattattacaatttcacAGAGAAAtactttattgttttattaaaacttaCTTGTTAATAAGCACTTCTCCGTTGTAATAAATACAATCGAAGACAAAAAGACAAACGTTTGCGTCCTTAAATTCTGATTTCTGCAACATGTAGATATAAGCAACTGCAGACAgatgtttaatataaaagtacTACTATGTAacattatgaattattatatatacatatagttacATTTACCTTATGAATACCTAAACTTCCAAATGGCAATGGTTTGCCAGTTTTGTTATCGATCAAAAGTATTTCAGAATCGAGGATTAAATCATCACCATCTGGAAACGCTTTCGGAATGTAATCCTTAAAGTGTTTTAtctgaaattattatacattttt contains:
- the LOC124950772 gene encoding DNA ligase 3 isoform X6 — protein: MNGFKSDIVLWCKLLLPQAAKRIYNLQSKQLIKLFSRILLQDEESMLEDLEQGDIAETIRLFFESSTAVKASPKSLLTIQEVDQFLEFLSSLTKEDEQIHHFKSIIDKCTGNDLKMIIRLIKHDLRINAGPKHILSAVHEDAFKAFQVSMNLETVVERFMPTTSMPSSTSTKGTTLLTSPGGTKIALSLMTPVLPMLAEACKSVEMAMKKCSNGMFAEIKYDGERVQVHKRDSEFRYFSRSLKPVMAHKIKHFKDYIPKAFPDGDDLILDSEILLIDNKTGKPLPFGSLGIHKKSEFKDANVCLFVFDCIYYNGEVLINKSMQERREILKNSMTEIPNRIMLSESQEVHNPKDLAEMIAKVLRLGLEGLVLKDIKSKYEPGKRHWLKVKKDYLFGGAMADSADLVVLGAWYGTGQKGGMMSIFLMGCYDPDTDKWLTVTKVHSGHDDAMLETLQNKLDMIKIGKDPAKVPKWLRVNKPMIPDFIAKDPKKQPVWEITGAEFTDQGVHTADGISIRFPRVTKIRNDKDWSTATNLKELRELFKRSSDSLDFSILLGADNSEKKDPEVVASTSSTLSISDEVDTKRNISPKGIKMKKTNIMDDDNGNTIGKIKFKVKKEFEIDQPSTSRKIKKEIESYEKSVIIKKEMDLFDVSNNSDINIKKEDSPIESLEYEESMMNYEIDSERDKSIKYYSFVNKDYIEYNERGSPLNWIDGRKPEKGLPFDAQPLSDNMEDVLRSKGIFQEVRVSLARDIKKKKRKRFYRELKTLGAIILKDSDRCRSTHVIHDRKEIPSTVLRDFEDVPKSARHVNSSWLEESAASSEMKDIYSYAVTLVADYCDCSCTCSYQ